A genomic window from Glycine soja cultivar W05 chromosome 10, ASM419377v2, whole genome shotgun sequence includes:
- the LOC114372359 gene encoding COP1-interacting protein 7-like isoform X3, whose protein sequence is MAFARAVAAGFDINYMPALMSFAECFEASCLMDACRNFISLWKRKHESGQWLEIEPAEVTPNRADFSAINASGVTLSNVVTTSHTEMDSESNGKTNSDVFSMDRQPTAGYQDNVQGHFPNNGFSSWPVHSSPGALPMFQPYPVQGIPYYQTYPANSPFMQPVCSTPIGHRRHSMDNGQLTESEIRDEMDMERERSLTGERRKKAGRSSRQKSGMVVIRNINYITKTERSLGSGSCSDYSSESDGDKVSYESVKTSKRRGSSDKSFKRLNSSDKEVTDSGKDADEGQWLAFQNCLLRGVDEDRRAIDQGQFDQVRRKKHVAVNDPIDFTEQNRHEAQGGGAIDMHSIRKGLACMPRSSNDDFLLSRSGQSVNGNLHSSSDVASVNGQDCSSNKLERKLFHDTNNDSYIVRVKDSGNFERNAIDMDSEFPKVNRKEEKTSNYQPDELSLMPERGAEKGSVGYGPALDYEMQAQAGSGALQDKKNKGLLAHTKPRSKMLDKNLKSKSTPNSSDVKKIVGPIRRGKTNKPSPLDEARARAERLRNYKADLQKLKKEKEEEEIKRLDALKMERQNRIAARSNSVATKSSTPPQKTKKQIPMKFSPSSYKGSKFSDSEPGSSSPFPRFPIRIASVGSSDSSKAPKTSRLSTLSHSATNKLSRSAPSLPESKQEKGDGTSDTKASMARLRRLSEPKISTIRHTSSVSVKPRGSRTTSVTKAANETEIRKISAIVNHDKSKTATLPELKIKTPKASSIVQNKSSIKERTQRLNVNKSSMNSEGTMLKKNEFGISPIDDEDDNPIIEKTVVMLEREKPCAPNIKNDKSKEKTGIPKRQYDNDKVKEKPETVSSYVAVHAPVSVDMETSESKSHVQPLSSKVKTNDTGKEPSKSSSIHITEETYHAPHARVSSLEDRCSRNSEHGKAPTTSLDSASIGMETFRSLVSDSRNSTLEKIPEVIEKPQVKESSKGLRRLLKFGRKNHDSPTAGRNMESDNTSIDGSEANEIGTNGSSNEVHTLKNLISRDDTLTTSATPPKSSRSFSLLSPFRSNKGKKITMA, encoded by the exons ATGGCATTTGCACGTGCTGTTGCTGCGGGTTTTGACATCAACTACATGCCAGCTTTGATGTCATTTGCTGAATGCTTTGAAGCATCATGCTTGAT GGATGCATGtagaaattttatttctctATGGAAAAGAAAGCATGAGAGTGGCCAATGGCTTGAAATTGAACCTGCTGAAGTGACACCCAATCGTGCTGACTTCTCTGCAATAAATGCATCAGGTGTCACactttccaatgtggttactaCATCCCATACTGAAATGGACTCGGAAAGTAATGGGAAAACTAATTCAG ATGTGTTTTCAATGGACAGACAACCAACTGCAGGCTACCAAGATAATGTTCAAGGTCATTTTCCAAATAATGGGTTCTCCTCTTGGCCTGTTCATTCTTCCCCAGGTGCTTTACCAATGTTTCAGCCATATCCAGTTCAAGGGATACCCTACTATCAGACTTATCCAGCAAACAGCCCATTTATGCAGCCAGTTTGTTCAACACCAATAGGACATAGAAGACATTCCATGGATAATGGACAGCTTACAGAATCTGAAATTCGGGACGAAATGGATATGGAGAGGGAGCGTTCACTGACTGGAGAACGACGGAAGAAGGCTGGCCGATCCAGCAGACAGAAATCTGGCATGGTGGTCATTCGGAACATCAATTACATAACGAAGACAGAACGATCTTTGGGCAGTGGGTCATGTTCAGATTATTCCTCTGAAAGTGATGGAGATAAAGTTTCTTATGAATCAGTTAAGACCTCAAAAAGAAGAGGATCCAGTGACAAATCTTTTAAAAGGTTGAATTCATCTGATAAGGAAGTAACAGACTCTGGGAAAGATGCTGATGAAGGACAGTGGCTAGCATTCCAAAATTGTTTACTGAGAGGAGTAGATGAAGATAGACGGGCCATTGACCAAGGCCAGTTTGATcaagtgagaagaaaaaaacatgttgCAGTCAATGATCCTATAGATTTTACTGAGCAGAATAGGCATGAAGCTCAAGGAGGTGGAGCCATAGATATGCATAGCATTAGAAAGGGATTGGCCTGCATGCCTAGGTCATCTAATGATGATTTCTTGTTATCTAGGTCAGGACAGTCTGTTAATGGTAATTTACATTCTTCCTCAGATGTGGCATCTGTCAATGGACAAGATTGTTCAAGCAATAAATTGGAAAGGAAGTTGTTTCATGATACGAACAATGACTCATATATAGTCAGAGTCAAAGATTCaggaaattttgagagaaatgcTATTGACATGGACTCCGAGTTCCCTAAGGTGAATAGGAAGGAAGAAAAGACTTCCAATTATCAGCCAGATGAATTGAGTTTGATGCCTGAACGAGGAGCAGAAAAGGGGTCAGTGGGTTATGGCCCTGCCTTAGACTATGAAATGCAAGCTCAGGCTGGAAGTGGTGCTTTGCaagataaaaagaacaaaggttTATTGGCTCACACCAAACCAAGATCTAAGATGTTGGATAAAAATCTAAAATCGAAATCTACTCCAAATAGTTCTGATGTAAAAAAGATTGTTGGGCCAATAAGGAGAGGAAAGACTAATAAACCAAGTCCATTGGATGAAGCAAGAGCACGTGCTGAAAGACTACGTAACTACAAAGCTGATCTCCAAAAACTGAAGAAAGAGAAG GAAGAGGAAGAGATAAAACGCCTCGATGCTTTAAAAATGGAGAGGCAAAACAGAATTGCTGCCAGGAGTAATTCAGTTGCTACCAAATCATCCACACCACCACAGAAAACCAAGAAACAGATTCCAATGAAATTTTCACCTAGCTCTTATAAAGGATCCAAATTTAGTGATTCAGAGCCGGGTTCATCCTCACCCTTCCCAAGATTTCCCATCAGAATTGCTTCTGTTGGATCCAGTGATTCTTCAAAAGCCCCGAAAACCAGCAGATTGAGTACTCTAAGCCACTCAGCTACAAACAAATTAAGCCGATCTGCACCTTCTCTGCCCGAATCTAAGCAAGAGAAGGGTGATGGTACATCTGATACTAAGGCATCGATGGCAAGACTTAGAAGATTGTCAGAACCTAAAATCAGTACCATTCGTCATACTTCCTCAGTCTCTGTTAAACCACGAGGTTCTAGGACAACTTCAGTGACTAAAGCAGCTAATGAAACTGAGATCAGAAAGATTTCTGCAATTGTGAATCATGATAAAAGCAAGACTGCGACCCTTCccgaactaaaaattaaaacacctAAAGCTAGCAGCATTGTCCAAAATAAATCATCAATTAAAGAGAGGACACAGAGGCTAAATGTTAACAAATCTTCTATGAATTCTGAAGGTACTATgctaaagaaaaatgaatttggAATTTCACCTatagatgatgaagatgataaTCCTATAATTGAAAAGACTGTTGTAATGCTTGAGCGTGAAAAACCTTGTGCCCCCAATATTAAAAATGACaagtcaaaagaaaaaacaggGATACCAAAGAGACAGTATGACAATGATAAAGTGAAGGAGAAACCTGAGACAGTGTCAAGTTATGTTGCTGTTCATGCCCCAGTTTCAGTAGATATGGAAACCTCGGAGAGCAAATCACATGTGCAACCCTTATCATCCAAG GTTAAAACAAATGATACAGGGAAAGAGCCTTCAAAATCATCTAGCATTCATATTACTGAGGAAACATATCATGCCCCGCATGCTCGAGTGTCGTCTTTGGAAGATCGTTGTTCACGAAACTCTGAGCATGGTAAAGCACCTACCACAAGCTTGGACAGTGCATCAATTGGTATGGAGACTTTTAGATCACTGGTGTCTGATTCCAGAAACTCAACACTTGAGAAGATTCCTGAAGTGATTGAGAAGCCTCAGGTAAAGGAATCATCTAAAGGGTTGAGACGGCTGTTAAAATTTGGAAGAAAGAATCACGACTCGCCTACTGCTGGACGCAACATGGAATCAGATAATACCAGTATTGATGGTTCTGAAGCAAATGAGATTGGAACTAATGGTTCCTCGAATGAAG TTCATACTCTGAAGAATTTGATCTCTCGTGATGATACTCTCACAACCAGTGCAACTCCTCCAAAGT CTTCTCGCTCTTTCTCCTTGTTATCGCCATTCCGAAGcaacaaaggaaaaaagataACAATGGCCTGA
- the LOC114372359 gene encoding COP1-interacting protein 7-like isoform X1, with translation MNSSTRLDSAVFQLTPTRTRFDLFITVNGKKEKVASGLLKPFLSHLKAAQDQIAKGGYSIVLVPEHGSDASWFTKGTIERFVRFVSTPEVLERVYTIESEIAQIEEAIAIQGNNSIGISFVEEYQIKHVESIEGNFERTGRKTQQDTNEEKAIILYTSDTLPPETNGSTKSEGNSKVQLLKVLETRKSLLQKEQGMAFARAVAAGFDINYMPALMSFAECFEASCLMDACRNFISLWKRKHESGQWLEIEPAEVTPNRADFSAINASGVTLSNVVTTSHTEMDSESNGKTNSDVFSMDRQPTAGYQDNVQGHFPNNGFSSWPVHSSPGALPMFQPYPVQGIPYYQTYPANSPFMQPVCSTPIGHRRHSMDNGQLTESEIRDEMDMERERSLTGERRKKAGRSSRQKSGMVVIRNINYITKTERSLGSGSCSDYSSESDGDKVSYESVKTSKRRGSSDKSFKRLNSSDKEVTDSGKDADEGQWLAFQNCLLRGVDEDRRAIDQGQFDQVRRKKHVAVNDPIDFTEQNRHEAQGGGAIDMHSIRKGLACMPRSSNDDFLLSRSGQSVNGNLHSSSDVASVNGQDCSSNKLERKLFHDTNNDSYIVRVKDSGNFERNAIDMDSEFPKVNRKEEKTSNYQPDELSLMPERGAEKGSVGYGPALDYEMQAQAGSGALQDKKNKGLLAHTKPRSKMLDKNLKSKSTPNSSDVKKIVGPIRRGKTNKPSPLDEARARAERLRNYKADLQKLKKEKEEEEIKRLDALKMERQNRIAARSNSVATKSSTPPQKTKKQIPMKFSPSSYKGSKFSDSEPGSSSPFPRFPIRIASVGSSDSSKAPKTSRLSTLSHSATNKLSRSAPSLPESKQEKGDGTSDTKASMARLRRLSEPKISTIRHTSSVSVKPRGSRTTSVTKAANETEIRKISAIVNHDKSKTATLPELKIKTPKASSIVQNKSSIKERTQRLNVNKSSMNSEGTMLKKNEFGISPIDDEDDNPIIEKTVVMLEREKPCAPNIKNDKSKEKTGIPKRQYDNDKVKEKPETVSSYVAVHAPVSVDMETSESKSHVQPLSSKVKTNDTGKEPSKSSSIHITEETYHAPHARVSSLEDRCSRNSEHGKAPTTSLDSASIGMETFRSLVSDSRNSTLEKIPEVIEKPQVKESSKGLRRLLKFGRKNHDSPTAGRNMESDNTSIDGSEANEIGTNGSSNEVHTLKNLISRDDTLTTSATPPKSSRSFSLLSPFRSNKGKKITMA, from the exons ATGAACTCTTCTACTAGGTTGGATTCAGCTGTGTTTCAGCTCACACCAACTAGAACCAG GTTTGACTTGTTTATAACTGTGAATGGAAAGAAGGAGAAAGTCGCGTCGGGTTTGCTCAAACCATTTCTATCCCACTTGAAGGCTGCTCAAGATCAAATAGCTAAGGGTGGTTATTCAATTGTTCTTGTGCCTGAGCATGGCAGTGACGCCTCATGGTTTACCAAGGGAACAATTGAAAG GTTTGTTCGCTTTGTTAGCACTCCTGAGGTATTGGAACGTGTGTATACTATAGAATCTGAAATTGCACAAATTGAAGAGGCAATTGCAATTCAAGGAAATAATTCTATAGGGATTAGCTTT GTGGAAGAATACCAAATAAAACATGTGGAAAGCATTGAAGGTAATTTTGAAAGAACTG GCAGGAAGACTCAGCAGGATACGAATGAGGAGAAAGCTATTATTCTTTACACG TCTGATACACTGCCACCTGAAACAAATGGAAGCACCAAATCGGAAGGAAACTCAAA AGTTCAGCTTTTGAAAGTCCTGGAGACACGTAAATCTTTGCTGCAGAAAGAGCAAGGAATGGCATTTGCACGTGCTGTTGCTGCGGGTTTTGACATCAACTACATGCCAGCTTTGATGTCATTTGCTGAATGCTTTGAAGCATCATGCTTGAT GGATGCATGtagaaattttatttctctATGGAAAAGAAAGCATGAGAGTGGCCAATGGCTTGAAATTGAACCTGCTGAAGTGACACCCAATCGTGCTGACTTCTCTGCAATAAATGCATCAGGTGTCACactttccaatgtggttactaCATCCCATACTGAAATGGACTCGGAAAGTAATGGGAAAACTAATTCAG ATGTGTTTTCAATGGACAGACAACCAACTGCAGGCTACCAAGATAATGTTCAAGGTCATTTTCCAAATAATGGGTTCTCCTCTTGGCCTGTTCATTCTTCCCCAGGTGCTTTACCAATGTTTCAGCCATATCCAGTTCAAGGGATACCCTACTATCAGACTTATCCAGCAAACAGCCCATTTATGCAGCCAGTTTGTTCAACACCAATAGGACATAGAAGACATTCCATGGATAATGGACAGCTTACAGAATCTGAAATTCGGGACGAAATGGATATGGAGAGGGAGCGTTCACTGACTGGAGAACGACGGAAGAAGGCTGGCCGATCCAGCAGACAGAAATCTGGCATGGTGGTCATTCGGAACATCAATTACATAACGAAGACAGAACGATCTTTGGGCAGTGGGTCATGTTCAGATTATTCCTCTGAAAGTGATGGAGATAAAGTTTCTTATGAATCAGTTAAGACCTCAAAAAGAAGAGGATCCAGTGACAAATCTTTTAAAAGGTTGAATTCATCTGATAAGGAAGTAACAGACTCTGGGAAAGATGCTGATGAAGGACAGTGGCTAGCATTCCAAAATTGTTTACTGAGAGGAGTAGATGAAGATAGACGGGCCATTGACCAAGGCCAGTTTGATcaagtgagaagaaaaaaacatgttgCAGTCAATGATCCTATAGATTTTACTGAGCAGAATAGGCATGAAGCTCAAGGAGGTGGAGCCATAGATATGCATAGCATTAGAAAGGGATTGGCCTGCATGCCTAGGTCATCTAATGATGATTTCTTGTTATCTAGGTCAGGACAGTCTGTTAATGGTAATTTACATTCTTCCTCAGATGTGGCATCTGTCAATGGACAAGATTGTTCAAGCAATAAATTGGAAAGGAAGTTGTTTCATGATACGAACAATGACTCATATATAGTCAGAGTCAAAGATTCaggaaattttgagagaaatgcTATTGACATGGACTCCGAGTTCCCTAAGGTGAATAGGAAGGAAGAAAAGACTTCCAATTATCAGCCAGATGAATTGAGTTTGATGCCTGAACGAGGAGCAGAAAAGGGGTCAGTGGGTTATGGCCCTGCCTTAGACTATGAAATGCAAGCTCAGGCTGGAAGTGGTGCTTTGCaagataaaaagaacaaaggttTATTGGCTCACACCAAACCAAGATCTAAGATGTTGGATAAAAATCTAAAATCGAAATCTACTCCAAATAGTTCTGATGTAAAAAAGATTGTTGGGCCAATAAGGAGAGGAAAGACTAATAAACCAAGTCCATTGGATGAAGCAAGAGCACGTGCTGAAAGACTACGTAACTACAAAGCTGATCTCCAAAAACTGAAGAAAGAGAAG GAAGAGGAAGAGATAAAACGCCTCGATGCTTTAAAAATGGAGAGGCAAAACAGAATTGCTGCCAGGAGTAATTCAGTTGCTACCAAATCATCCACACCACCACAGAAAACCAAGAAACAGATTCCAATGAAATTTTCACCTAGCTCTTATAAAGGATCCAAATTTAGTGATTCAGAGCCGGGTTCATCCTCACCCTTCCCAAGATTTCCCATCAGAATTGCTTCTGTTGGATCCAGTGATTCTTCAAAAGCCCCGAAAACCAGCAGATTGAGTACTCTAAGCCACTCAGCTACAAACAAATTAAGCCGATCTGCACCTTCTCTGCCCGAATCTAAGCAAGAGAAGGGTGATGGTACATCTGATACTAAGGCATCGATGGCAAGACTTAGAAGATTGTCAGAACCTAAAATCAGTACCATTCGTCATACTTCCTCAGTCTCTGTTAAACCACGAGGTTCTAGGACAACTTCAGTGACTAAAGCAGCTAATGAAACTGAGATCAGAAAGATTTCTGCAATTGTGAATCATGATAAAAGCAAGACTGCGACCCTTCccgaactaaaaattaaaacacctAAAGCTAGCAGCATTGTCCAAAATAAATCATCAATTAAAGAGAGGACACAGAGGCTAAATGTTAACAAATCTTCTATGAATTCTGAAGGTACTATgctaaagaaaaatgaatttggAATTTCACCTatagatgatgaagatgataaTCCTATAATTGAAAAGACTGTTGTAATGCTTGAGCGTGAAAAACCTTGTGCCCCCAATATTAAAAATGACaagtcaaaagaaaaaacaggGATACCAAAGAGACAGTATGACAATGATAAAGTGAAGGAGAAACCTGAGACAGTGTCAAGTTATGTTGCTGTTCATGCCCCAGTTTCAGTAGATATGGAAACCTCGGAGAGCAAATCACATGTGCAACCCTTATCATCCAAG GTTAAAACAAATGATACAGGGAAAGAGCCTTCAAAATCATCTAGCATTCATATTACTGAGGAAACATATCATGCCCCGCATGCTCGAGTGTCGTCTTTGGAAGATCGTTGTTCACGAAACTCTGAGCATGGTAAAGCACCTACCACAAGCTTGGACAGTGCATCAATTGGTATGGAGACTTTTAGATCACTGGTGTCTGATTCCAGAAACTCAACACTTGAGAAGATTCCTGAAGTGATTGAGAAGCCTCAGGTAAAGGAATCATCTAAAGGGTTGAGACGGCTGTTAAAATTTGGAAGAAAGAATCACGACTCGCCTACTGCTGGACGCAACATGGAATCAGATAATACCAGTATTGATGGTTCTGAAGCAAATGAGATTGGAACTAATGGTTCCTCGAATGAAG TTCATACTCTGAAGAATTTGATCTCTCGTGATGATACTCTCACAACCAGTGCAACTCCTCCAAAGT CTTCTCGCTCTTTCTCCTTGTTATCGCCATTCCGAAGcaacaaaggaaaaaagataACAATGGCCTGA
- the LOC114372359 gene encoding COP1-interacting protein 7-like isoform X2 produces MNSSTRLDSAVFQLTPTRTRFDLFITVNGKKEKVASGLLKPFLSHLKAAQDQIAKGGYSIVLVPEHGSDASWFTKGTIERFVRFVSTPEVLERVYTIESEIAQIEEAIAIQGNNSIGISFVEEYQIKHVESIEGRKTQQDTNEEKAIILYTSDTLPPETNGSTKSEGNSKVQLLKVLETRKSLLQKEQGMAFARAVAAGFDINYMPALMSFAECFEASCLMDACRNFISLWKRKHESGQWLEIEPAEVTPNRADFSAINASGVTLSNVVTTSHTEMDSESNGKTNSDVFSMDRQPTAGYQDNVQGHFPNNGFSSWPVHSSPGALPMFQPYPVQGIPYYQTYPANSPFMQPVCSTPIGHRRHSMDNGQLTESEIRDEMDMERERSLTGERRKKAGRSSRQKSGMVVIRNINYITKTERSLGSGSCSDYSSESDGDKVSYESVKTSKRRGSSDKSFKRLNSSDKEVTDSGKDADEGQWLAFQNCLLRGVDEDRRAIDQGQFDQVRRKKHVAVNDPIDFTEQNRHEAQGGGAIDMHSIRKGLACMPRSSNDDFLLSRSGQSVNGNLHSSSDVASVNGQDCSSNKLERKLFHDTNNDSYIVRVKDSGNFERNAIDMDSEFPKVNRKEEKTSNYQPDELSLMPERGAEKGSVGYGPALDYEMQAQAGSGALQDKKNKGLLAHTKPRSKMLDKNLKSKSTPNSSDVKKIVGPIRRGKTNKPSPLDEARARAERLRNYKADLQKLKKEKEEEEIKRLDALKMERQNRIAARSNSVATKSSTPPQKTKKQIPMKFSPSSYKGSKFSDSEPGSSSPFPRFPIRIASVGSSDSSKAPKTSRLSTLSHSATNKLSRSAPSLPESKQEKGDGTSDTKASMARLRRLSEPKISTIRHTSSVSVKPRGSRTTSVTKAANETEIRKISAIVNHDKSKTATLPELKIKTPKASSIVQNKSSIKERTQRLNVNKSSMNSEGTMLKKNEFGISPIDDEDDNPIIEKTVVMLEREKPCAPNIKNDKSKEKTGIPKRQYDNDKVKEKPETVSSYVAVHAPVSVDMETSESKSHVQPLSSKVKTNDTGKEPSKSSSIHITEETYHAPHARVSSLEDRCSRNSEHGKAPTTSLDSASIGMETFRSLVSDSRNSTLEKIPEVIEKPQVKESSKGLRRLLKFGRKNHDSPTAGRNMESDNTSIDGSEANEIGTNGSSNEVHTLKNLISRDDTLTTSATPPKSSRSFSLLSPFRSNKGKKITMA; encoded by the exons ATGAACTCTTCTACTAGGTTGGATTCAGCTGTGTTTCAGCTCACACCAACTAGAACCAG GTTTGACTTGTTTATAACTGTGAATGGAAAGAAGGAGAAAGTCGCGTCGGGTTTGCTCAAACCATTTCTATCCCACTTGAAGGCTGCTCAAGATCAAATAGCTAAGGGTGGTTATTCAATTGTTCTTGTGCCTGAGCATGGCAGTGACGCCTCATGGTTTACCAAGGGAACAATTGAAAG GTTTGTTCGCTTTGTTAGCACTCCTGAGGTATTGGAACGTGTGTATACTATAGAATCTGAAATTGCACAAATTGAAGAGGCAATTGCAATTCAAGGAAATAATTCTATAGGGATTAGCTTT GTGGAAGAATACCAAATAAAACATGTGGAAAGCATTGAAG GCAGGAAGACTCAGCAGGATACGAATGAGGAGAAAGCTATTATTCTTTACACG TCTGATACACTGCCACCTGAAACAAATGGAAGCACCAAATCGGAAGGAAACTCAAA AGTTCAGCTTTTGAAAGTCCTGGAGACACGTAAATCTTTGCTGCAGAAAGAGCAAGGAATGGCATTTGCACGTGCTGTTGCTGCGGGTTTTGACATCAACTACATGCCAGCTTTGATGTCATTTGCTGAATGCTTTGAAGCATCATGCTTGAT GGATGCATGtagaaattttatttctctATGGAAAAGAAAGCATGAGAGTGGCCAATGGCTTGAAATTGAACCTGCTGAAGTGACACCCAATCGTGCTGACTTCTCTGCAATAAATGCATCAGGTGTCACactttccaatgtggttactaCATCCCATACTGAAATGGACTCGGAAAGTAATGGGAAAACTAATTCAG ATGTGTTTTCAATGGACAGACAACCAACTGCAGGCTACCAAGATAATGTTCAAGGTCATTTTCCAAATAATGGGTTCTCCTCTTGGCCTGTTCATTCTTCCCCAGGTGCTTTACCAATGTTTCAGCCATATCCAGTTCAAGGGATACCCTACTATCAGACTTATCCAGCAAACAGCCCATTTATGCAGCCAGTTTGTTCAACACCAATAGGACATAGAAGACATTCCATGGATAATGGACAGCTTACAGAATCTGAAATTCGGGACGAAATGGATATGGAGAGGGAGCGTTCACTGACTGGAGAACGACGGAAGAAGGCTGGCCGATCCAGCAGACAGAAATCTGGCATGGTGGTCATTCGGAACATCAATTACATAACGAAGACAGAACGATCTTTGGGCAGTGGGTCATGTTCAGATTATTCCTCTGAAAGTGATGGAGATAAAGTTTCTTATGAATCAGTTAAGACCTCAAAAAGAAGAGGATCCAGTGACAAATCTTTTAAAAGGTTGAATTCATCTGATAAGGAAGTAACAGACTCTGGGAAAGATGCTGATGAAGGACAGTGGCTAGCATTCCAAAATTGTTTACTGAGAGGAGTAGATGAAGATAGACGGGCCATTGACCAAGGCCAGTTTGATcaagtgagaagaaaaaaacatgttgCAGTCAATGATCCTATAGATTTTACTGAGCAGAATAGGCATGAAGCTCAAGGAGGTGGAGCCATAGATATGCATAGCATTAGAAAGGGATTGGCCTGCATGCCTAGGTCATCTAATGATGATTTCTTGTTATCTAGGTCAGGACAGTCTGTTAATGGTAATTTACATTCTTCCTCAGATGTGGCATCTGTCAATGGACAAGATTGTTCAAGCAATAAATTGGAAAGGAAGTTGTTTCATGATACGAACAATGACTCATATATAGTCAGAGTCAAAGATTCaggaaattttgagagaaatgcTATTGACATGGACTCCGAGTTCCCTAAGGTGAATAGGAAGGAAGAAAAGACTTCCAATTATCAGCCAGATGAATTGAGTTTGATGCCTGAACGAGGAGCAGAAAAGGGGTCAGTGGGTTATGGCCCTGCCTTAGACTATGAAATGCAAGCTCAGGCTGGAAGTGGTGCTTTGCaagataaaaagaacaaaggttTATTGGCTCACACCAAACCAAGATCTAAGATGTTGGATAAAAATCTAAAATCGAAATCTACTCCAAATAGTTCTGATGTAAAAAAGATTGTTGGGCCAATAAGGAGAGGAAAGACTAATAAACCAAGTCCATTGGATGAAGCAAGAGCACGTGCTGAAAGACTACGTAACTACAAAGCTGATCTCCAAAAACTGAAGAAAGAGAAG GAAGAGGAAGAGATAAAACGCCTCGATGCTTTAAAAATGGAGAGGCAAAACAGAATTGCTGCCAGGAGTAATTCAGTTGCTACCAAATCATCCACACCACCACAGAAAACCAAGAAACAGATTCCAATGAAATTTTCACCTAGCTCTTATAAAGGATCCAAATTTAGTGATTCAGAGCCGGGTTCATCCTCACCCTTCCCAAGATTTCCCATCAGAATTGCTTCTGTTGGATCCAGTGATTCTTCAAAAGCCCCGAAAACCAGCAGATTGAGTACTCTAAGCCACTCAGCTACAAACAAATTAAGCCGATCTGCACCTTCTCTGCCCGAATCTAAGCAAGAGAAGGGTGATGGTACATCTGATACTAAGGCATCGATGGCAAGACTTAGAAGATTGTCAGAACCTAAAATCAGTACCATTCGTCATACTTCCTCAGTCTCTGTTAAACCACGAGGTTCTAGGACAACTTCAGTGACTAAAGCAGCTAATGAAACTGAGATCAGAAAGATTTCTGCAATTGTGAATCATGATAAAAGCAAGACTGCGACCCTTCccgaactaaaaattaaaacacctAAAGCTAGCAGCATTGTCCAAAATAAATCATCAATTAAAGAGAGGACACAGAGGCTAAATGTTAACAAATCTTCTATGAATTCTGAAGGTACTATgctaaagaaaaatgaatttggAATTTCACCTatagatgatgaagatgataaTCCTATAATTGAAAAGACTGTTGTAATGCTTGAGCGTGAAAAACCTTGTGCCCCCAATATTAAAAATGACaagtcaaaagaaaaaacaggGATACCAAAGAGACAGTATGACAATGATAAAGTGAAGGAGAAACCTGAGACAGTGTCAAGTTATGTTGCTGTTCATGCCCCAGTTTCAGTAGATATGGAAACCTCGGAGAGCAAATCACATGTGCAACCCTTATCATCCAAG GTTAAAACAAATGATACAGGGAAAGAGCCTTCAAAATCATCTAGCATTCATATTACTGAGGAAACATATCATGCCCCGCATGCTCGAGTGTCGTCTTTGGAAGATCGTTGTTCACGAAACTCTGAGCATGGTAAAGCACCTACCACAAGCTTGGACAGTGCATCAATTGGTATGGAGACTTTTAGATCACTGGTGTCTGATTCCAGAAACTCAACACTTGAGAAGATTCCTGAAGTGATTGAGAAGCCTCAGGTAAAGGAATCATCTAAAGGGTTGAGACGGCTGTTAAAATTTGGAAGAAAGAATCACGACTCGCCTACTGCTGGACGCAACATGGAATCAGATAATACCAGTATTGATGGTTCTGAAGCAAATGAGATTGGAACTAATGGTTCCTCGAATGAAG TTCATACTCTGAAGAATTTGATCTCTCGTGATGATACTCTCACAACCAGTGCAACTCCTCCAAAGT CTTCTCGCTCTTTCTCCTTGTTATCGCCATTCCGAAGcaacaaaggaaaaaagataACAATGGCCTGA